aaatataattgtgttttcatttatttgcaAAGTCTAGTTTCCATTTGTGTTTATTTGCATTCCCTAAAGAAAACCACAGAAAAATCTGCACTACcatatttgtttcttgtttcaaaaacttgcataaaaaaaaagcattagATTATTGTTGCATCACATTTTGATTTATTCAGCCATTTTTCGTGCATACCATAATATTGCtgcattaaaaagaaaaaaaaaatatatattattcaaagcatagcatttttattttggtccAAGCATATAGTTTAGCcattttgaattattatttcattTGTATTTGACTCCTATATCCATTAGAACACTTAACCCACGAGTTTTGTGTTATATCAGGAACCATGGGAGATGAAGAACAAAGTGATTGGGAGCAAGAAGAACAATTTCTGTCTGATGAAGAAAGTGGTTATGAAGAAGATCAGTGGACAGATGATTGTTCCAATactgattatgatgatgatccaGATGGTGGAGAGCTTGAACCAGAACCACCAGATCCGTACCAAGACAACACCAGCTACATAGATTGGTCTAGAGAAGAAGCTGACCAGAGATCTAACCATGAGGGCGAGATGTATCAAGAGGAAACTGAATACCAGATCAGGCTAGATGAACACAGCTACCATGAAGAAACAGAGAATGAACCAGAAGTTGTTTATCCAGAAGATGGTGTTGATGATAACTCAGATCATGAGGAGTCATATGTGGAAGAGAGGCCATGGTGTGAGATACCGTACTCTGATCATGAAGAAGAAAACCATGATGAAACTGATTCCCAAGTCAGTTTACCCTACTCTGAAGCAAAC
This is a stretch of genomic DNA from Raphanus sativus cultivar WK10039 unplaced genomic scaffold, ASM80110v3 Scaffold4364, whole genome shotgun sequence. It encodes these proteins:
- the LOC130507343 gene encoding uncharacterized protein LOC130507343, coding for MGDEEQSDWEQEEQFLSDEESGYEEDQWTDDCSNTDYDDDPDGGELEPEPPDPYQDNTSYIDWSREEADQRSNHEGEMYQEETEYQIRLDEHSYHEETENEPEVVYPEDGVDDNSDHEESYVEERPWCEIPYSDHEEENHDETDSQVSLPYSEANREDGATSERDFAEEEENEAVRSDEEYEPRYIQYAGHHEGIEAYWKWEKDLDQWFELHQIEEEERPLIAEDTLTEYAYWWYDRDASWTEMKELLREEFVTTAESHKEYHFRRPDVFPKPRRLILAPM